From the Vicia villosa cultivar HV-30 ecotype Madison, WI unplaced genomic scaffold, Vvil1.0 ctg.000004F_1_1_1, whole genome shotgun sequence genome, one window contains:
- the LOC131621443 gene encoding protein MAIN-LIKE 2-like isoform X3, translating into MMLVGSTIFAIFTLVEARYLLLFRDLRVLSSYSWASAALVTLYRHLGDASMFSCKQLGGYPTLLQCWIHEYFPTLGRKGENWRPSDNQGLSRAMRWSYRQGAMKVDEFRPVLDQLAPTDVIWRPFEDHRHHRAFNELSTLYRGFLVWGDLHVPYLPDRCLRQFGYHQYILPAPPADTLSNDDIAVEWIAYYQSVPDVVRDTESVRYPHETVDGYLQWYYRVSHPQVVAPPPRARREVTVPVFDAGPSDPHWAHASTLVHRYLRQVEAEEEDVAYADLFEELSLRGFWLQNWLSTDKAEEGRRMIDRLLGLVQDGKLKYKMELTPFNDFNTALDKALGKLGSQPKQVIKF; encoded by the exons atgatgttggtaggtTCTACTATTTTTGCAATATTTACTCTGGTCGAGGCCCGGTATTTGCTACTGTTTAGAGACCTACGTGTGCTTAGTTCCTACAGTTGGGCATCTGCTGCACTGGTCACTCTTTATCGGCACCTTGGGGATGCATCTATGTTTAGTTGCAAGCAGCTCGGTGGATATCCTACTCTGCTACag TGTTGGATACATGAGTACTTTCCTACACTAGGAAGGAAAGGAGAAAACTGGCGCCCATCTGACAATCAAGGGCTTTCGCGGGCGATGAGATGGTCCTACAGGCAAGGAGCCATGAAGGTGGATGAGTTTAGACCGGTATTGGACCAGCTGGCACCTACAGACGTCATATGGCGCCCATTCGAGGATCATAGACATCATCGTGCTTTTAACGAGTTATCAACTCTGTACAGAGGTTTTCTTGTTTGGGGTGACTTACATGTGCCATACTTACCCGACAGGTGTCTTCGTCAGTTTGGTTATCACCAGTATATTCTGCCTGCACCTCCTGCTGATACGCTCAGCAATGATGACATTGCTGTGGAGTGGATTGCCTATTACCAGAGCGTGCCAGATGTGGTTAGAGATACCGAGTCAGTCAGATACCCTCATGAGACGGTTGATGGATATTTACAATGGTATTACCGCGTGTCGCATCCTCAGGTGGTGGCGCCCCCACCTCGTGCCCGTAGAGAGGTTACAGTTCCTGTGTTTGATGCAGGACCATCTGATCCGCATTGGGCTCATGCCTCCACATTGGTTCACCGTTATCTCCGGCAGGTAGAGGCGGAGGAGGAGGATGTAGCGTATGCTGATTTATTTGAG GAACTTTCCTTGAGGGGTTTCTGGTTGCAGAATTGGTTGAGCACAGATAAAGCTGAAGAGGGCAGAAGAATGATAGACAGGCTTTTGGGTCTTGTACAAGATGGAAAGTTAAAATACAA GATGGAATTAACACCCTTTAACGATTTCAATACAGCATTGGATAAAGCTCTAGGGAAACTTGGGAGCCAGCCCAAGCAAGTGATCAAATTCTAA